One Halanaerobiales bacterium genomic window, ACCTGGGTAGGTTTTTTCTCATAAAGAACCTGCCCTTTACTATTTGTTAAAGGAACTCCAGTTTCCGGATCTATTTTTTGTACTGGTTCTCCCTTATCAACTAGATAAGTTCCTTCAATTTTTTCAAATTCACTATTTTCAGTATTAGTTTTATCTTTAACTAACTCTTCAAATTTTATTTGGGTGGCACCTATTCTAATACCACTTTCTTTAATGTATTTATATTCAGCAATATTTTCATTAGGACAATTATTTGTAGCTAATTTACCACTTTTTGTATCTATTCTAACTGTTTCTACTGGTCCGTGAAGATCATCAGTTTTAGAAGGAATGTTTTCCTTTCTAAAAATTTCTTCCTCTACATTTGGAGTATATTGATTTGCTAGCAAACCTGTTATTGGATCAATATTGCGATGATAAATTTCTTCTGGTTCATTAAAATCTTTTACAGGTTTATTTTTCATCACTTTTTCCATATATTCTCTCCAAAGCATTACTGCTTCTGAACTGGATACAGTTCTTGGTCCATTTCCTTCAGGATAAATGTAGTTTCCATTTGAATCTTTTTGATCATAAACCATTTTTTTAGGAGAATCTTCACCTATCCAGACTGTAGTTACTAATTCAGGAGTGTATCCCACAAACCAGGCATCAGTATAATTATTTGTTGTTCCAGTTTTACCTGCAATAGGTCTTCCGAAATTTGCTCTCCAACCGGTACCATTTTTGACTACAGATTGTAACATGTCTGTCATGATATAACTTGTTTCTTCAGATAAGACTACTTTCTTTTGAGGTTTCTTTTCATATATTATTTGATTATTTTTATTTAATACTTCCTTTATTGCATAGGGTTCTACTTTGATACCACGATTTGCAAGGATCCCATAAGCATTTGAAATTTCTAAAGGTTTTACTCCATTAGTTAATCCTCCTAAAGCTAAAGAAAGATGAGTTTCTAAATTGTCAGAAGGAGTAAAAGTAGAAATGCCCATATTTTCTGCAGTTTTAATTGTTTCATTTACTCCAACTTCTCTTAATAATTTTACTGAAGCAACATTTATAGAGTGAGTTAAAGCTGTTCTCAAATTGACATAGCCTCTATATTGATCCTGAAAGTTTTTAGGCCATATTTTTTTATCTTCCCCTTTTTCTTCTGCAGCTATCATTGGCATGTCATTGATAAGAGAAGAAGTGGAATAATTATTTTTAATAGCAGTTGTATATACAAATGGTTTAAAAGCTGATCCAGGTTGTCTTATTGCTTGAGTAGCTCTATTGAACTGATCATTTTTTCCTCTTCCGCCTATCATAGCTTCAATTGCTCCAGTTTTAGGATTTAATGACAAAATAGAAAGCTGAGGTTGGAGTTGTTCATTATTATTTCTTTTTACTGTTGGAATATAGTTACCCAGGGCATTTTTTACACTATCTTCAGCTTTTTTTTGCATATTAGTGTTTAAAGTAGTATAAACTTTAAGACCGCCACTATATACCATTTGAGCTCCAAATTTATCTATTAATTCATCTCTAACATATCGAATGAAGTAAGGAGCAAAGTCTTCCTGTTTAGGATCTTCAGGTTTTAAATTAAGATCAGCTGTTTTAGCCTGTTTAAGCTCATTATTATTAATATAACCTAATTCATTCATTCTATTTAATACTATATTTCTTCTTTCTTTTGCAGCTTCTGGATTTCTTAAAGGTGAATAATAATTAGGAGCTTTTGGTAATCCTGCTAATAAAGCAGATTGACTTAAAGTAAGTTCTGAAATATCTTTTCCAAAATATTGATGTGCTGCTATTTGAACACCATAAGCACTATGGCCCATAAAAATTTCATTTAAATACATTTCAAGAATTTCGGGTTTTGTGTAAAGTCTTTCAAATTGTAAAGCTAAATATATTTCTTGAATTTTTCTGTAATAAGTTCTTTCCTGTTGGGTAAATAAAGCATTTTCAGCTAACTGCATAGTAATTGTACTGAATCCCTGTACAATTTGTCCGGCTTTAATATTTGTAATTAAAGCTCTTGGGATTCCCCAAAAATCAATACCATGATGTTGATAAAAACTACTATCTTCAATTGAGACAATAGCATTTTTTAAATCATTAGGAATTTTTTCGATAGGAACATATACTCTGTTCTCTTTGTATAATCTTGTTAAAAGCTCACCATTTGCACTATATATTTGAGTAGATTCAGTTGAACCTTTATAATCTGTGATTTCTGGTGTGCTTTGAATGATCCAGCTTAAAGCACCAATAGTAATTCCAGAAATTAGGGCTAATAATAATATTATAAATGCTAATATATATTGCTTTTTTGTAAAATTCATTTAAAAATCACCTTCCGTCAAATATTATATCATAAATTATAATGTTATTATACCCCCTTGTATGGATAAAATCAATCTGTTATAATTAATTACAACTTTAGAAATAACTATAGGAGGTGAAAAGCCTGAGATTTTCAGGTGAATATAAATGAATATTAATGAACAGATGAAAATATTAACTCGTGGAGTTAGTGATTTGATTTCAGAAGAAGAATTGAAGGAAAAATTAAAAAAAGCAGAAGAAAATAATGAACCACTTAAAGTAAAATTAGGTTTAGATCCTACAGCTCCAGATATCCACTTAGGACATACGGTAGTACTTCGTAAACTAAAACAATTTCAAGATTTAGGTCATGAAGTTTATCTTATTATTGGTGATTTTACAGGAAAAATTGGTGATCCAACAGGTAAATCAAAAACTAGAAAACAACTTACTGATGCAGAGATTAAAGAAAATGCCCAAACATATCAGGAGCAATTTTCCAAAATACTTGATGAGGAAAAAACCAATCTTGTTTTTAACGGAGAATGGTTAAGCAAATTAGATTTGGAAGATATTATTGATTTATCATCAAAATATACAGTTGCTCGTATGTTAGAAAGAGAAGATTTTTCCAATCGTTATGATAATAAC contains:
- a CDS encoding PBP1A family penicillin-binding protein codes for the protein MNFTKKQYILAFIILLLALISGITIGALSWIIQSTPEITDYKGSTESTQIYSANGELLTRLYKENRVYVPIEKIPNDLKNAIVSIEDSSFYQHHGIDFWGIPRALITNIKAGQIVQGFSTITMQLAENALFTQQERTYYRKIQEIYLALQFERLYTKPEILEMYLNEIFMGHSAYGVQIAAHQYFGKDISELTLSQSALLAGLPKAPNYYSPLRNPEAAKERRNIVLNRMNELGYINNNELKQAKTADLNLKPEDPKQEDFAPYFIRYVRDELIDKFGAQMVYSGGLKVYTTLNTNMQKKAEDSVKNALGNYIPTVKRNNNEQLQPQLSILSLNPKTGAIEAMIGGRGKNDQFNRATQAIRQPGSAFKPFVYTTAIKNNYSTSSLINDMPMIAAEEKGEDKKIWPKNFQDQYRGYVNLRTALTHSINVASVKLLREVGVNETIKTAENMGISTFTPSDNLETHLSLALGGLTNGVKPLEISNAYGILANRGIKVEPYAIKEVLNKNNQIIYEKKPQKKVVLSEETSYIMTDMLQSVVKNGTGWRANFGRPIAGKTGTTNNYTDAWFVGYTPELVTTVWIGEDSPKKMVYDQKDSNGNYIYPEGNGPRTVSSSEAVMLWREYMEKVMKNKPVKDFNEPEEIYHRNIDPITGLLANQYTPNVEEEIFRKENIPSKTDDLHGPVETVRIDTKSGKLATNNCPNENIAEYKYIKESGIRIGATQIKFEELVKDKTNTENSEFEKIEGTYLVDKGEPVQKIDPETGVPLTNSKGQVLYEKKPTQVCPLHNESENNVLDYIRGIWGNGD